Genomic DNA from Pseudomonas helmanticensis:
TGAATTCATCTTTGCGGTCGAGGCTCAGGCGGGTGCTGAGGTCGCCGGTGCGCATGGTTTCGAGAATCCGCACGATCAGGTTCATCGGCGCCATGATCGCGCGCATCAGCAGGAACCCGCAGGCTGCCGCCGCCAGCACCGCGACCAGCAATGAAATACCCATGCTGACTTTCGCGGCGGCGACCGCATCATCAATGTTGTTCATGGCCTCATCTGCGACGGCTTTGTTCTCGCGAATGATGTCGTTGAGTTTCATCCGGCCGGCGGTCCAGGCCGGAGTCAGCTGTTCGTTGAACAACTTCGCCGCCTCATCCTCTTGGTTGCGCTGATACAGATCGAGCACCTGCGTCTGAATCTTGTTGTAGTTGAGGACGTCTTGCTTGAAGACGGCGAATTCGGCCTTGTCCTCATCAGTGGTGACAGTGCTTTGATAGTTGCCCATCTGCTCTTCGAGACGCGCCTCGAAGGCTTTGAAATCAGCCGCGTCCTCGGCGCTGATGCCCTGGCCTTTTTTCAGGCCGAGCAATTCCTGGGTCTGCAGGTAACTGTCGACCCAGGCGCTGCGAATCATCGAGCTGAAATACACGCCGGGCACGGCGTCCTGACGCACGCTCTGCTCGCCGGCCTCGATTTTCAGCAACCGCGAATAAGAGACGACGACCATCAACAGCATGATGGCGATAATCACCGCAAAGCTCGCCAAAATGCGTTGGCGCAACGTCCAGTTCTTCACAGTGATTCCTCGTGCCTAGGTCGAAATGCGGGGAGTATAGCCGAGGGCGGTGTTTCATTTATAAGACGCTTTTTAATCCGACCCGTTTGGCGGAAGGCTCTGGGACTGGACTGTCGGTTAATTCGGGGTTGGCGTACCAGTGGGGTAATGGCAAAAAGGGGCGATGGATTGATCATTTCCGGGCTTTCCATTTCGGCAAGATGCTGGCAATGCGCCTTGATGCGCAACTTCTTGCGCACTTGTTCGCCGATTTTCGCCTCTTGAATCGCTACAGCCCCCATGGCCCGGGGCCTGTGGCCAAGTGCGCAACTTCTTGCACACCACTGCGCAAGAAGTTGCGCACTTTTAGCCTAAAACCAGCATGAAACATATTGAAACATGCACTTTTCGGCTGTTTGGCCCCGTGTTTTCGGGAATTACAGCAAAGCTGGCACGTTCCTTGATAACAATCAGGCACCCACCGGGCGATTTCGCCCCGGGCACCCTAAATTTATCCGCAAGGAGAGCACCCCATGGCAACACCAGCGTACATGTCGGTTACCGGCGAAAAACAAGGCCTGATCACTGCAGGCGCATTCACCGCTGACTCCGTAGGCAACACCTACCAGGAAGGCCACGAAGACCAGGTCATGGTTCAGGCTTTCAGCCACGACGTAATCATCCCGCGTGACCCGCAATCCGGCCAACCAACCGGTCAGCGCGTTCACAAGCCAGTTGTGATCACCAAGGTCTACGACAAGGCTTCGCCTCTGCTGCAAGCCGCTCTGACCTCCGGCGAGCGCATGAGCGAAATCGTTATCCAGTGGTTCCGTACTTCTGCTCAAGGTACCCAAGAGCACTACTACACCACCAAACTGGAAGACGCGATCATCGTCGCCATCAACAACAAAATGCACAACTGCCAGGATCCAGGCAACTCGCACTTCACCCACCTGGAAGAAGTGCAGTTCACCTACCGCAAAATCACCTGGACCCACGAAGTATCCGGTACTTCGGGTTCCGATGACTGGCGTGCTCCAGTCGTTTAATTACGGCTGATCGTTACAAGCATCGGCCAGCTCTGCTGGTCGATGTTGTTTTCGCAACTCCAGATTTTTGTGACAGCACGAGGAACAACGGATGTTCGCGCCGGCCAATGAAACCCACTTTGCCCTGACCATCGAAGGTCTTTCTGCTGACTTTCAGGTGTTTACCCTGCAAGGCCGGGAAGCCATCAGCCAGCCTTTTGTCTTTGAGGTGGAGCTGGTCAGTGAGCAGCCGTCGCTGGACCTCGAAACCCTGCTGCACAAACCGGCCTTCCTGCAACTGTCGCCCGACGGCAGCGGCATCCACGGCCAGATCTATCGCGCCGCGCAAGGCGATTCGGGCAAACGCCTGACGCGCTATTCGCTGACCCTGCGCCCGCA
This window encodes:
- a CDS encoding Hcp family type VI secretion system effector, translating into MATPAYMSVTGEKQGLITAGAFTADSVGNTYQEGHEDQVMVQAFSHDVIIPRDPQSGQPTGQRVHKPVVITKVYDKASPLLQAALTSGERMSEIVIQWFRTSAQGTQEHYYTTKLEDAIIVAINNKMHNCQDPGNSHFTHLEEVQFTYRKITWTHEVSGTSGSDDWRAPVV